One Ictalurus punctatus breed USDA103 chromosome 21, Coco_2.0, whole genome shotgun sequence genomic window carries:
- the pusl1 gene encoding tRNA pseudouridine synthase-like 1 isoform X3: MQQSSTVTRYLIFFQYLGTKYSGVMKAPAHQLLQGVQNHLENAVRRLKPVNEVSLSISSRTDTGVHALCNSAHLDIQRRGDKPPFTEQVLTDALNFFLKPEPIRITRVYCVQNDFHARYRAISRTYVYRLATGVRRHAELPITEKDLCWTLWDTELNIDAMREAGAVFQGTHDFSTFRALSSDAPFKNPVKTMELVQVQPGLSFSQRHFHRDIQFWELTFKSSEDGWDIGCSWPG; encoded by the exons ATGCAGCAAAGCAGTACTGTTACACGCTATCTCATCTTCTTTCAGTACCTCGGAACCAAATACAG TGGGGTGATGAAGGCTCCGGCACACCAGCTACTGCAGGGAGTGCAGAATCATTTAGAG AACGCAGTGCGAAGGCTGAAGCCTGTAAATGAAGTATCGTTGTCCATCTCCAGTCGAACAGACACCGGTGTGCATGCGCTCTGCAACTCTGCACATCTAGACATCCAGCGCAGAGGAGACAAACCTCCCTTCACCGAACAAGTCCTGACTGATGCCTTAAACTTCTTTTTAAAACCAGAACCCATTAG AATCACAAGAGTCTACTGCGTACAGAATGACTTTCACGCCCGCTACCGTGCCATATCAAGAACCTACGTCTACCGCTTGGCCACAGGAGTCCGTCGTCACGCTGAATTGCCCATAACAGAGAAGGATTTGTGCTGGACATTATGGGACAC GGAGCTGAACATAGATGCCATGCGAGAGGCAGGAGCCGTGTTCCAGGGAACACACGATTTCAGCACCTTCCGCGCACTCAGCTCAGACGCTCCATTCAAGAACCCAGTGAAGACCATGGAGCTGGTGCAGGTACAGCCGGGCCTCTCCTTTAGCCAGCGCCACTTCCACAG AGACATCCAGTTTTGGGAGCTCACGTTTAAAA GTTCGGAGGATGGTTGGGACATTGGTTGCAGTTGGCCGGGGTAA
- the pusl1 gene encoding tRNA pseudouridine synthase-like 1 isoform X1 has translation MQQSSTVTRYLIFFQYLGTKYSGVMKAPAHQLLQGVQNHLENAVRRLKPVNEVSLSISSRTDTGVHALCNSAHLDIQRRGDKPPFTEQVLTDALNFFLKPEPIRITRVYCVQNDFHARYRAISRTYVYRLATGVRRHAELPITEKDLCWTLWDTELNIDAMREAGAVFQGTHDFSTFRALSSDAPFKNPVKTMELVQVQPGLSFSQRHFHRDIQFWELTFKSRSFLYKQVRRMVGTLVAVGRGKLSVDHVQDLLDTRDSTAYPQNMAAPPYGLFLINVEYNDSGKDSIFFKISNLDLLQVQILSFHPLLFLYRSEAVHRGLND, from the exons ATGCAGCAAAGCAGTACTGTTACACGCTATCTCATCTTCTTTCAGTACCTCGGAACCAAATACAG TGGGGTGATGAAGGCTCCGGCACACCAGCTACTGCAGGGAGTGCAGAATCATTTAGAG AACGCAGTGCGAAGGCTGAAGCCTGTAAATGAAGTATCGTTGTCCATCTCCAGTCGAACAGACACCGGTGTGCATGCGCTCTGCAACTCTGCACATCTAGACATCCAGCGCAGAGGAGACAAACCTCCCTTCACCGAACAAGTCCTGACTGATGCCTTAAACTTCTTTTTAAAACCAGAACCCATTAG AATCACAAGAGTCTACTGCGTACAGAATGACTTTCACGCCCGCTACCGTGCCATATCAAGAACCTACGTCTACCGCTTGGCCACAGGAGTCCGTCGTCACGCTGAATTGCCCATAACAGAGAAGGATTTGTGCTGGACATTATGGGACAC GGAGCTGAACATAGATGCCATGCGAGAGGCAGGAGCCGTGTTCCAGGGAACACACGATTTCAGCACCTTCCGCGCACTCAGCTCAGACGCTCCATTCAAGAACCCAGTGAAGACCATGGAGCTGGTGCAGGTACAGCCGGGCCTCTCCTTTAGCCAGCGCCACTTCCACAG AGACATCCAGTTTTGGGAGCTCACGTTTAAAAGTAGGTCCTTTTTATACAAACAA GTTCGGAGGATGGTTGGGACATTGGTTGCAGTTGGCCGGGGTAAACTCTCTGTCGATCATGTTCAGGATCTGTTAGACACTAGGGACTCCACGGCCTACCCTCAGAACATGGCGGCTCCGCCCTACGGCCTCTTTCTGATAAACGTGGAGTACAACGACTCTGGTAAAGACTCCATTTTCTTTAAGATTTCAAATTTAGATTTATTACAAGTTCAAATCCTAAGCTTTCATCCTTTGCTGTTTCTGTACAGATCTGAAGCCGTACACAGGGGCTTGAATGATTGA
- the pusl1 gene encoding tRNA pseudouridine synthase-like 1 isoform X2, whose translation MQQSSTVTRYLIFFQYLGTKYSGVMKAPAHQLLQGVQNHLENAVRRLKPVNEVSLSISSRTDTGVHALCNSAHLDIQRRGDKPPFTEQVLTDALNFFLKPEPIRITRVYCVQNDFHARYRAISRTYVYRLATGVRRHAELPITEKDLCWTLWDTELNIDAMREAGAVFQGTHDFSTFRALSSDAPFKNPVKTMELVQVQPGLSFSQRHFHRDIQFWELTFKSRSFLYKQVRRMVGTLVAVGRGKLSVDHVQDLLDTRDSTAYPQNMAAPPYGLFLINVEYNDSDLKPYTGA comes from the exons ATGCAGCAAAGCAGTACTGTTACACGCTATCTCATCTTCTTTCAGTACCTCGGAACCAAATACAG TGGGGTGATGAAGGCTCCGGCACACCAGCTACTGCAGGGAGTGCAGAATCATTTAGAG AACGCAGTGCGAAGGCTGAAGCCTGTAAATGAAGTATCGTTGTCCATCTCCAGTCGAACAGACACCGGTGTGCATGCGCTCTGCAACTCTGCACATCTAGACATCCAGCGCAGAGGAGACAAACCTCCCTTCACCGAACAAGTCCTGACTGATGCCTTAAACTTCTTTTTAAAACCAGAACCCATTAG AATCACAAGAGTCTACTGCGTACAGAATGACTTTCACGCCCGCTACCGTGCCATATCAAGAACCTACGTCTACCGCTTGGCCACAGGAGTCCGTCGTCACGCTGAATTGCCCATAACAGAGAAGGATTTGTGCTGGACATTATGGGACAC GGAGCTGAACATAGATGCCATGCGAGAGGCAGGAGCCGTGTTCCAGGGAACACACGATTTCAGCACCTTCCGCGCACTCAGCTCAGACGCTCCATTCAAGAACCCAGTGAAGACCATGGAGCTGGTGCAGGTACAGCCGGGCCTCTCCTTTAGCCAGCGCCACTTCCACAG AGACATCCAGTTTTGGGAGCTCACGTTTAAAAGTAGGTCCTTTTTATACAAACAA GTTCGGAGGATGGTTGGGACATTGGTTGCAGTTGGCCGGGGTAAACTCTCTGTCGATCATGTTCAGGATCTGTTAGACACTAGGGACTCCACGGCCTACCCTCAGAACATGGCGGCTCCGCCCTACGGCCTCTTTCTGATAAACGTGGAGTACAACGACTCTG ATCTGAAGCCGTACACAGGGGCTTGA
- the ddx19b gene encoding ATP-dependent RNA helicase DDX19B, whose protein sequence is MATDSWAQAVDQQEAAAESISNLQLSEKEDKPKAEENGAKAEGEGEKTEEEEKEDKAAQSLLNKLIRSNLVNTTNQVEVLQRDPNSPLYSVKSFEELRLKPQLLQGVYAMGFNRPSKIQETALPMMLAEPPQNLIAQSQSGTGKTAAFVLAMLSHVDPSNRWPQCLCVSPTYELALQTGKVIEQMGKFYPEVQLVYAIRGNKLERGVKLQEQIVIGTPGTVLDWCQKLKFIDPKKIKVFVLDEADVMIATQGHQDQSIRIQRMLPKSCQMLLFSATFEESVWNFAKRIIPDPNIIKLKREEETLDTIKQYYVMCDSREEKFHALCNIYGAITIAQAMIFCHTRKTAGWLAGELSREGHQVALLSGEMQVEQRAAVIERFRNGKEKVLVTTNVCARGIDVEQVSVVINFDLPVDKDGNPDNETYLHRIGRTGRFGKRGLAINMVDSRFSMNILNRIQEHFNKKIEKLDADDLDEIEKIAN, encoded by the exons ATGGCTACGGATTCCTGGGCTCAGGCTGTGGATCAACAAGAAGCTGCAGCTGAGTCG ATAAGCAACCTTCAATTAAGTGAAAAGGAAGACAAACCAAAAGCAGAGGAAAATG GAGCCAAGGctgagggagaaggagagaagactgaggaggaagaaaaag AGGACAAAGCAGCTCAGTCGCTGTTGAACAAGTTGATACGAAGCAATCTAGTGAACACCACCAACCAAGTGGAAGTTCTCCAAAGGGATCCGAACTCTCCGCTTTACTCGGTCAAGTCGTTTGAGGAGCTGCGCTT GAAGCCTCAGCTACTTCAAGGTGTTTATGCTATGGGCTTCAACAGACCCTCGAAAATCCAGGAGACCGCCTTGCCCATGATGCTTGCAGAACC CCCACAGAATCTTATAGCGCAGTCTCAGTCGGGTACAGGTAAAACTGCCGCATTCGTCCTGGCTATGCTCAGTCACGTGGATCCCAGCAACAGATGGCCTCAG TGCCTGTGTGTGTCGCCTACATACGAGCTCGCCCTCCAGACGGGCAAGGTCATCGAGCAGATGGGCAAATTTTACCCTGAAGTCCAGCTGGTGTATGCAATCCGAGGAAACAAAT TGGAGAGAGGGGTGAAGCTCCAGGAGCAGATTGTGATCGGCACTCCTGGCACAGTCCTGGACTGGTGCCAAAAGCTCAAATTCATCGACCCAAAGAAAATTAAAGTGTTTGTTCTGGACGAGGCAGACGTCATGATCGCCACACAGGGTCACCAGGACCAAAGCATTCGCATCCAGAG GATGTTGCCTAAATCCTGCCAGATGCTCTTGTTCTCTGCAACGTTCGAGGAGTCTGTGTGGAACTTCGCCAAGCGGATCATCCCCGACCCGAACATCATCAAACtgaagagagaggaggagacgCTGGACACCATTAAGCAGTACTATGTGATGTGCGACAGCAGGGAGGAGAAGTTCCACGCCCTGTGTAACATCTACGGTGCCATCACTATCGCACAGGCCATGATCTTCTGTCAT ACCAGGAAAACAGCGGGGTGGCTAGCAGGAGAGCTGTCTAGGGAGGGCCACCAGGTGGCGCTACTCAGCGGTGAGATGCAGGTGGAACAGAGAGCTGCGGTTATCGAGCGTTTCCGCAATGGCAAAGAGAAAGTCCTGGTCACTACAAACGTCTGTGCCCGAG GTATCGATGTGGAGCAGGTCTCGGTGGTTATTAATTTCGATTTACCCGTGGACAAGGATGGAAACCCTGACAACGAGACGTACCTGCACCGGATCGGGCGCACTGGGAGATTTGGCAAGCGAGGGCTGGCGATCAACATGGTGGACAGCAGGTTTAGCATGAACATTCTCAACCGCATTCAGGAGCACTTCA ATAAGAAAATTGAAAAACTGGATGCGGACGATTTGGATGAAATCGAGAAAATAGCGAACTGA
- the camk2n1 gene encoding calcium/calmodulin-dependent protein kinase II inhibitor 2-like: protein MSEVLPYSEEKMAHYGNDGDDEDHLSFTCRLQDTNNFFSGNQNKRPPKLGQIGRSKRVEEDGDAEAMEKTADKSSSSA, encoded by the exons ATGTCGGAGGTGCTGCCATACAGCGAGGAGAAAATGGCTCATTACGGGAACGACGGCGACGACGAGGATCACCTCTCGTTCACCTGTCGCCTGCAGGACACCAACAACTTCTTCAGCGGCAACCAGAACAAACGACCACCCAAGCTTGGTCAGATTGGGAGAAGCAAACGAG TCGAGGAGGACGGTGATGCCGAGGCAATGGAGAAGACGGCGGACAAGTCGTCCTCGTCTGCGTGA